A genomic window from Candidatus Latescibacterota bacterium includes:
- the secE gene encoding preprotein translocase subunit SecE, whose protein sequence is MIKKIGKFFGEMKGEMKKVTWPTRDELKESTKLVIIATFVVTVFIGTIDQILTLVIRRLLGW, encoded by the coding sequence ATGATAAAGAAAATCGGTAAATTCTTCGGTGAGATGAAGGGTGAGATGAAGAAAGTCACATGGCCCACCCGTGACGAACTGAAGGAATCCACAAAGTTGGTCATAATCGCCACTTTCGTTGTGACCGTGTTCATAGGAACGATCGACCAGATACTGACCCTGGTAATCCGTCGCCTGCTTGGGTGGTAG